A window of the Candidatus Pantoea soli genome harbors these coding sequences:
- a CDS encoding nuclear transport factor 2 family protein: MQEAMKLEERLIEAMIRSDCETLNALIADSLIFINHVGQQVTKKEDLAMHASGQIVIEAVTRESFDACEYSGCLVVNTSLSVTGSYAGQRANGRFHYLRTWANTGTGWQVVGVKSSAA; this comes from the coding sequence ATGCAAGAGGCAATGAAGCTTGAAGAGCGGCTTATTGAGGCAATGATTCGCTCAGACTGCGAAACCCTTAACGCGCTTATCGCAGATTCGCTGATATTCATTAATCACGTCGGACAACAGGTCACGAAAAAGGAGGATTTGGCGATGCACGCTTCTGGTCAGATTGTTATCGAGGCTGTAACGCGTGAATCGTTTGACGCCTGCGAATACAGCGGCTGTCTGGTGGTAAATACCTCTCTGTCAGTTACCGGCAGCTACGCCGGTCAGCGCGCAAATGGCCGTTTCCATTATTTACGCACCTGGGCGAACACAGGTACAGGCTGGCAGGTTGTTGGTGTGAAAAGCTCCGCAGCCTGA
- a CDS encoding alpha/beta hydrolase family protein, with protein sequence MFIKSGFLLLFLLAMQVNAYPGFRQFEFTDRQERTLKLAVWYPSATSGKIEKTGENPAFEGVSVIRDASPAQGQHPLLVISHGYNGNWRNMSWLAQIMAMQGYIVAAPDHPGTTTFNQNPDEARKLWQRPLDMTRVIDFVTGSPGLVGETDNSRIAALGHSLGGWTVLSLAGAQFDAGQFINDCQPRPQRNDCALIEKLGINSDLTREKLSANYRDARIRAIVSLDLGLAPGFTHQSLRQIDRPVLILAAQRDNVVRLPAVQESGYLATWIKPQWREYDVIAGATHFSFMQLCKAGAELLLNKESPGDGIICRDQRGFNRMDLHQKLAGKISAFLNASLNYPAAADGKP encoded by the coding sequence ATGTTCATCAAATCAGGGTTTCTTTTGCTTTTCCTTCTTGCCATGCAGGTCAATGCTTATCCCGGCTTTCGGCAGTTCGAGTTTACCGACCGGCAGGAGAGAACGCTGAAGCTGGCAGTATGGTATCCCTCCGCGACATCGGGCAAGATTGAAAAAACAGGCGAGAATCCTGCGTTTGAGGGCGTGTCCGTTATTCGTGATGCGTCGCCTGCGCAGGGGCAACATCCTCTTTTGGTTATCTCGCACGGTTACAATGGCAACTGGCGAAATATGTCCTGGCTTGCGCAGATAATGGCGATGCAGGGTTATATTGTGGCTGCCCCCGATCATCCCGGCACCACCACATTTAATCAGAACCCGGATGAAGCAAGAAAGCTTTGGCAGCGTCCGCTGGATATGACCCGGGTTATCGATTTTGTTACTGGCTCTCCCGGGCTGGTTGGCGAAACTGATAACAGTCGTATTGCCGCTTTAGGTCATTCGCTCGGCGGCTGGACCGTGCTTTCGCTTGCTGGCGCGCAATTTGACGCCGGGCAATTTATTAATGACTGCCAGCCGCGACCGCAGCGGAATGATTGCGCGTTAATCGAAAAGCTGGGGATTAATTCAGATCTTACGCGCGAAAAGCTGTCGGCAAATTACCGGGACGCAAGAATTCGCGCCATTGTTTCGCTCGATCTGGGCTTAGCGCCAGGTTTTACTCATCAGAGCCTGCGCCAGATAGACAGACCCGTTCTGATCCTTGCCGCTCAGAGGGATAATGTAGTCAGACTGCCGGCTGTGCAGGAGTCCGGTTATCTGGCCACCTGGATAAAACCGCAGTGGAGAGAGTATGACGTTATCGCCGGGGCAACGCATTTCAGTTTTATGCAGCTGTGCAAGGCGGGTGCGGAATTACTGCTGAATAAAGAGTCGCCGGGCGACGGCATTATCTGTCGCGATCAGAGAGGATTTAACCGAATGGATCTGCATCAGAAGCTTGCAGGTAAAATCAGCGCATTTCTGAATGCGTCGTTAAATTATCCCGCTGCTGCTGACGGAAAGCCGTAG
- a CDS encoding helix-turn-helix domain-containing protein, whose translation MTDFATMPSVPFPVLTLLALTLLLVRALFPAHQRHRGTVCFLIVCILLIAVTTLRWEFNLASLRHLQPILAMLLAPVVWHSFISMAPVSRRRYLIQLLAPATLSLCATIIWPASTDWLLILLFTGYGCSLLSLARQGDHWLSFCRLGELGQTKIMAFLAGCFLCLSAVTDLLIFFDFGRTGGKLAPSIIAIAQAMLLPFIGAAILAAGKRVEVTEIGAEVAPARPVLVEDEAAITFNAIEKMVRESQLYLNPDLTLALLARKTGIPARQLSSSVNAVSRGNLSRWINGFRIERAKALLINTTMPVTEIMLESGFTTKSNFNREFQRVVGASPTAFRQQQRDNLTTHSEMR comes from the coding sequence TTGACTGATTTTGCCACCATGCCTTCCGTGCCCTTTCCTGTATTAACGCTGCTGGCCTTAACGCTGTTGCTGGTTCGGGCGCTGTTTCCCGCGCATCAACGTCATCGCGGCACGGTCTGTTTTTTGATTGTCTGCATTCTTCTTATTGCTGTCACTACGTTGCGCTGGGAATTTAACCTCGCTTCGCTGAGGCATCTTCAGCCGATCCTGGCAATGCTTTTAGCGCCCGTTGTCTGGCACAGCTTTATCTCTATGGCTCCGGTCAGCAGGCGGCGCTATTTAATACAGCTGCTGGCGCCAGCTACGCTCTCTTTATGCGCCACAATCATATGGCCCGCATCAACAGACTGGCTTCTGATACTGTTGTTTACCGGATACGGATGTAGCCTGCTCAGCCTTGCACGGCAGGGAGATCACTGGTTGTCCTTCTGTCGGCTGGGTGAGCTTGGGCAAACAAAAATAATGGCTTTCCTGGCAGGCTGTTTTCTGTGCCTCTCAGCCGTCACCGATCTGCTGATCTTCTTTGATTTCGGGAGAACGGGTGGAAAACTCGCGCCGTCCATTATCGCGATTGCTCAGGCAATGCTGTTGCCCTTTATTGGGGCGGCGATTTTGGCTGCCGGAAAACGCGTGGAGGTGACTGAGATCGGCGCAGAGGTTGCCCCGGCACGTCCCGTTCTCGTAGAAGATGAGGCGGCCATTACTTTCAATGCTATAGAAAAAATGGTGCGGGAAAGCCAGCTTTACCTTAACCCCGACCTGACGCTTGCGCTTTTGGCCAGGAAAACGGGGATACCCGCTCGTCAGCTTTCCAGTTCGGTTAACGCGGTCAGCCGGGGAAATCTCTCACGGTGGATAAACGGTTTCCGTATAGAAAGGGCAAAGGCGCTGCTGATAAATACCACCATGCCCGTTACGGAAATCATGCTGGAGTCCGGATTCACCACCAAATCGAATTTTAATCGCGAGTTTCAACGCGTTGTTGGCGCCTCTCCTACGGCTTTCCGTCAGCAGCAGCGGGATAATTTAACGACGCATTCAGAAATGCGCTGA
- a CDS encoding multidrug effflux MFS transporter: MNTIKYKAAVILGTLTALGPLCTDFYLSALPSLTQSLATSTSAAQLTLTATLVGLGMGQFAFGPLSDRVGRKVPLIASLVLFIITSVACALAQDISQLIVARFFQGVAGAGGAVLSRAIARDMYSGTSLTGFLALLMTINGVAPVLAPVMGSLQLTYTGWRGLFITLCIIGTVILAVSALGLQETRKKASSSDNQPAGAFGVLKDKTFLSFSLLQGFMMAGMFAYIGASSYVLQDIYHMSPRAFSMTFAVNGAGLILSSLIVARVSRTAGEVKTLDLSLMLALVFSVLLLASFWMTFPLWSALIMLFLAVSVNSGICTLASSIALQQQSRNSGTASAWLGMLMFSMGGISAPLTGIGGTSGVSMSAVILLSYCLAFVIFLFGKRAYRAQSDLQGLLE; the protein is encoded by the coding sequence ATGAACACAATAAAATATAAAGCCGCAGTTATCCTCGGGACATTAACTGCGCTGGGTCCGCTTTGCACAGATTTTTATCTCTCCGCTTTACCCTCGCTGACTCAATCATTAGCCACATCAACTTCAGCCGCTCAGCTCACCCTTACCGCTACGCTCGTCGGCCTGGGTATGGGACAGTTTGCATTTGGTCCGCTGAGCGATCGGGTTGGACGTAAAGTGCCTCTTATTGCATCACTGGTATTATTCATCATTACATCTGTAGCCTGCGCGCTCGCACAGGATATTTCGCAGCTTATAGTCGCCCGCTTTTTTCAGGGAGTAGCCGGAGCCGGTGGCGCTGTACTCTCTCGTGCAATTGCCAGAGATATGTACAGTGGCACTTCCCTGACGGGATTTCTTGCACTGCTGATGACGATAAATGGCGTCGCCCCGGTGTTAGCGCCGGTCATGGGTAGCTTGCAGCTTACGTATACCGGATGGCGAGGTTTATTCATCACTCTTTGCATTATCGGAACAGTGATTCTGGCGGTAAGCGCGCTGGGTCTACAGGAAACCCGTAAAAAAGCCTCTTCCTCTGATAACCAGCCCGCCGGGGCTTTCGGCGTCCTGAAAGACAAAACCTTCCTGAGTTTCAGTTTGCTGCAGGGCTTTATGATGGCAGGGATGTTTGCTTATATTGGCGCGTCCTCATATGTGTTACAGGACATCTATCACATGTCGCCCCGGGCATTCAGTATGACGTTTGCCGTGAACGGCGCAGGGCTTATCCTGTCCTCACTTATCGTTGCCCGGGTCAGCAGAACGGCAGGTGAAGTCAAAACGCTTGATTTGAGTCTGATGCTGGCGCTTGTCTTCAGTGTTTTGCTTTTGGCTTCGTTCTGGATGACTTTTCCGCTCTGGTCGGCGCTCATTATGCTGTTTCTGGCGGTATCCGTTAACAGCGGCATCTGCACACTTGCCAGCTCGATTGCCCTGCAGCAGCAGAGCAGGAATTCAGGCACGGCTTCAGCATGGCTGGGGATGCTGATGTTTTCCATGGGCGGGATCAGCGCGCCCCTGACAGGTATAGGCGGAACGTCCGGCGTATCAATGAGCGCAGTGATCCTGTTGAGCTACTGCCTGGCTTTTGTGATCTTTTTGTTCGGTAAGCGAGCATACAGGGCTCAGTCAGACTTACAGGGACTCTTAGAATGA
- a CDS encoding TetR/AcrR family transcriptional regulator gives MKPETAHLKRQARHKIILDAARRCFEEKGLHGTTMAYVASEAGLSVGQVYRIFDSKEEIIEEIVSEIISARVKKMLEDNHDLHNKAAILSGLSFAYSDSRRDDYLLMEINAESTRNPRLRQILKKADDRLKQEGGKLMRMSHPQLTDDNVQLISEFIAVLTEGALYRQGLQDEFAHKTDMRDLYLAVFEFIFHKNTLNNEHPSD, from the coding sequence ATGAAGCCAGAAACTGCCCATCTGAAAAGACAGGCACGCCATAAAATTATCCTTGATGCAGCAAGACGATGCTTCGAGGAGAAGGGCCTTCATGGCACGACAATGGCCTATGTCGCCAGTGAGGCCGGGCTCAGCGTCGGACAGGTTTATCGCATTTTTGACAGCAAAGAGGAGATTATTGAGGAAATTGTGTCTGAAATAATCTCCGCTCGCGTCAAAAAGATGCTGGAGGATAATCACGATCTTCATAACAAGGCAGCGATTCTTTCCGGACTGAGCTTTGCCTATTCTGACAGCCGGCGAGATGACTATCTGCTGATGGAGATTAACGCAGAGTCAACCCGAAATCCCCGTCTCAGGCAGATACTGAAAAAAGCTGATGACAGGCTGAAGCAGGAAGGCGGAAAGCTGATGCGTATGTCACATCCTCAGCTGACCGATGATAACGTCCAGCTTATTTCGGAATTTATAGCCGTGCTGACGGAAGGGGCGTTGTATCGTCAGGGTCTTCAGGATGAGTTCGCTCATAAAACCGACATGCGTGATTTATACCTTGCGGTGTTTGAGTTTATTTTTCACAAGAACACCCTGAATAATGAACATCCTTCGGACTGA